In a single window of the Salvelinus namaycush isolate Seneca chromosome 6, SaNama_1.0, whole genome shotgun sequence genome:
- the LOC120049955 gene encoding vezatin-like isoform X1: protein MTEEFDEDVVFENSPLFHYLQDLGHTDFEACPTVSQEDECGGGEGGTTSLQDSLSKPTGRRLWRLADALWRRSPFHQAASAHRLEQQLDCVFGQYTVRCILDQDVLLQEDVELIELLDPSLLTLGASPSGSPRRDNSLPCPRLLASPSQWDVAVLVGLAAVLLGLSSLSDGAWSLAVIPWCAAVMGWVGLRGAGLWRQGRMQRTAHAQASELQTMVLNSKALTSLARKSLRLLQETEVISRGFTLLLDRVSAASSFSRAGLGAGPRGQQLIGLRKAVYRVLRSAFRASRRATCHMLKAYPLNSEIDNVTNYVSAVPLKELGMGLGTEHLTDEEAQELTDDYSLPALKVLFQLWVGQSSECFRRLALLLSPRRLEEPREDWVKGETPPPPIHRSVATVTQPLHGALASCLGDLQRSYEFHRYFETQHRTQGSDRVGRAQQKCRELNTLHTSVRSLQLHLRALLNEMIILEDDLEKLMVTKEAVEVTVEGYQDLQERLGHLQPHMQASAGCWEDTVGQVERMLRRANTCPGTPDGPEQCLPPVPCTPAPTYTLILDRDPVPEEQELEAYVSDSEDENGWVGSVVDMLSPEERERQRREREESRRVLSELKAVLGQRASEGERRKWKQLLFNDQAAVMPIVSAETSIEYQMPSDPLDALTLVGVAKPGVAEGNHLSERLNDDEEDWVRDERPLTEAEEKALTEFCCGEAEEKGEEGEGWASVPAGTGQVRLYQYDGLPDEGAGLNEPDLLQPRVPAITVMDRLTELHGSAALSFNSALAAQVAARSYTFANMEEQTFGDSGEEDEGEKRSLPDGQTCEKD from the exons ATGACTGAGGAGTTTGATGAAGATGTGGTATTTGAG aaCTCTCCGCTCTTCCACTACCTGCAGGATCTAGGACACACAGACTTTGAGGCGTGTCCCACCGTGTCTCAGGAGGACGagtgtggaggaggagagggggggacgACCTCTCTCCAGGACAGCCTGTCCAAACCCACA GGACGACGTCTATGGAGATTGGCTGATGCCTTGTGGAGGCGGAGCCCGTTCCACCAGGCTGCCTCTGCCCATAGGCTGGAGCAGCAGCTG GACTGTGTGTTTGGCCAGTACACGGTGCGGTGTATCCTGGACCAGGATGTGTTGCTCCAGGAGGATGTGGAGCTGATTGAGCTGTTAGACCCCAGCCTGCTCACCCTGGGCGCCTCGCCCTCCGGCTCACCCAGACGAGACAACTCCCTGCCCTGCCCGCGCCTCCTCGCCTCACCCTCGCAATG ggacgTAGCAGTGCTGGTGGGCCTGGCTGCAGTGTTACTAggcctgtcctctctctctgacgGGGCCTGGTCTCTGGCTGTGATCCCGTGGTGTGCTGCAGTCATGGGCTGGGTGGGGCTGCGAGGGGCGGGGCTGTGGAGGCAGGGGAGGATGCAGAGGACAGCACACGCCCAGGCCTCCGAGCTGCAGACCATGGTGCTGAACAGTAAGGCTCTGACCAGCCTGGCCCGCAAGTCCCTGAGactactacaggagacagaggtcaTCTCTCGAGGGTTCACCCT TCTGCTCGACAGGGTGAGTGCGGCCAGCTCCTTTAGTAGGGCGGGGCTCGGGGCGGGGCCACGGGGGCAGCAGTTGATTGGCCTGCGGAAGGCGGTGTATCGTGTGCTCCGCTCGGCCTTCAGAGCCTCCCGCCGAGCCACCTGCCACATGCTCAAAGC GTACCCCCTGAACTCTGAGATCGACAATGTGACCAACTACGTGTCTGCGGTGCCTCTGAAGGAGCTGGGGATGGGCCTGGGGACAGAGCACCTAACTGACGAGGAGGCACAGGAGCTCACCGATGACTACAGCCTCCCTGCCCTCAAG GTGCTGTTCCAGTTGTGGGTGGGGCAGAGCTCAGAATGTTTCCGCCGATTGGCCCTGCTACTGTCACCACGACGACTGGAGGAGCCCAGGGAAGACTGGGTTAAAGGTGAAACCCCTCCTCCGCCCATACACCGCTCTGTTGCCACGGTGACACAGCCTCTCCACGGTGCCCTGGCCAGTTGCCTAGGCGACCTGCAGCGTAGCTACGAGTTCCACCGGTACTTTGAGACGCAGCACCGGACGCAGGGCTCGGACAGGGTGGGACGCGCTCAACAGAAATGCAGAGAGCTCAACACACTGCACACGTCTGTACGCAGCCTGCAGCTGCATCTCAGGGCCCTGCTCAACGA GATGATTATTCTGGAGGATGACCTGGAGAAGCTGATGGTGACTAAGGAGGCGGTGGAGGTGACTGTGGAGGGCTACCAGGACCTCCAGGAGCGTCTCGGCCACCTGCAGCCCCACATGCAGGCCAGCGCCGGATGCTGGGAGGACACCGTGGGCCAAGTGGAGCGCATGCTGAGGAGAGCTAACACCTGCCCAG GAACTCCTGATGGTCCAGAGCAGTGTCTCCCTCCTGTGCCATGCACCCCTGCCCCAACCTACACCCTCATCCTGGACAGGGACCCCGTGCCTGAGGAGCAG GAGCTGGAAGCGTACGTGTCGGACTCAGAGGATGAGAACGGGTGGGTGGGGTCGGTGGTTGACATGCTGTCTCCCGAGGAACGAGAGCGCCAGCGGCGGGAGAGGGAGGAGTCTCGGCGCGTCCTATCGGAGCTCAAAGCCGTGCTGGGCCAGCGGGCGTCCGAGGGCGAGAGGAGGAAGTGGAAACAGCTGCTCTTCAACGACCAAG CGGCCGTGATGCCTATCGTTTCCGCAGAAACTTCTATAGAATATCAGATGCCCTCCGACCCATTGGACGCTCTGACCCTTGTGGGCGTAGCCAAACCAGGTGTCGCCGAGGGAAACCACCTATCGGAAAGGCTGAACGACGATGAGGAAGACTGGGTCAGGGACGAGCGCCCCCTCACAGAGGCAGAGGAAAAAGCACTTACAGAGTTCTGCTGTGGTGAGgcggaggaaaagggggaggagggtgAAGGTTGGGCTTCTGTCCCAGCCGGGACGGGCCAGGTGCGGCTCTACCAATACGACGGGCTGCCTGACGAGGGGGCGGGACTGAACGAGCCCGACCTATTGCAGCCCCGGGTCCCCGCCATCACGGTGATGGACAGGCTGACGGAACTACACGGCTCGGCAGCACTCAGCTTTAATTCTGCCCTCGCCGCCCAGGTGGCAGCACGTTCATACACCTTCGCCAACATGGAGGAGCAGACGTTTGGAGACAGCGGAgaagaggatgagggagagaagCGTTCGCTGCCTGATGGACAGACATGTGAGAAGGACTAG
- the LOC120049955 gene encoding vezatin-like isoform X2: MTEEFDEDVVFENSPLFHYLQDLGHTDFEACPTVSQEDECGGGEGGTTSLQDSLSKPTGRRLWRLADALWRRSPFHQAASAHRLEQQLDCVFGQYTVRCILDQDVLLQEDVELIELLDPSLLTLGASPSGSPRRDNSLPCPRLLASPSQWDVAVLVGLAAVLLGLSSLSDGAWSLAVIPWCAAVMGWVGLRGAGLWRQGRMQRTAHAQASELQTMVLNSKALTSLARKSLRLLQETEVISRGFTLVSAASSFSRAGLGAGPRGQQLIGLRKAVYRVLRSAFRASRRATCHMLKAYPLNSEIDNVTNYVSAVPLKELGMGLGTEHLTDEEAQELTDDYSLPALKVLFQLWVGQSSECFRRLALLLSPRRLEEPREDWVKGETPPPPIHRSVATVTQPLHGALASCLGDLQRSYEFHRYFETQHRTQGSDRVGRAQQKCRELNTLHTSVRSLQLHLRALLNEMIILEDDLEKLMVTKEAVEVTVEGYQDLQERLGHLQPHMQASAGCWEDTVGQVERMLRRANTCPGTPDGPEQCLPPVPCTPAPTYTLILDRDPVPEEQELEAYVSDSEDENGWVGSVVDMLSPEERERQRREREESRRVLSELKAVLGQRASEGERRKWKQLLFNDQAAVMPIVSAETSIEYQMPSDPLDALTLVGVAKPGVAEGNHLSERLNDDEEDWVRDERPLTEAEEKALTEFCCGEAEEKGEEGEGWASVPAGTGQVRLYQYDGLPDEGAGLNEPDLLQPRVPAITVMDRLTELHGSAALSFNSALAAQVAARSYTFANMEEQTFGDSGEEDEGEKRSLPDGQTCEKD, from the exons ATGACTGAGGAGTTTGATGAAGATGTGGTATTTGAG aaCTCTCCGCTCTTCCACTACCTGCAGGATCTAGGACACACAGACTTTGAGGCGTGTCCCACCGTGTCTCAGGAGGACGagtgtggaggaggagagggggggacgACCTCTCTCCAGGACAGCCTGTCCAAACCCACA GGACGACGTCTATGGAGATTGGCTGATGCCTTGTGGAGGCGGAGCCCGTTCCACCAGGCTGCCTCTGCCCATAGGCTGGAGCAGCAGCTG GACTGTGTGTTTGGCCAGTACACGGTGCGGTGTATCCTGGACCAGGATGTGTTGCTCCAGGAGGATGTGGAGCTGATTGAGCTGTTAGACCCCAGCCTGCTCACCCTGGGCGCCTCGCCCTCCGGCTCACCCAGACGAGACAACTCCCTGCCCTGCCCGCGCCTCCTCGCCTCACCCTCGCAATG ggacgTAGCAGTGCTGGTGGGCCTGGCTGCAGTGTTACTAggcctgtcctctctctctgacgGGGCCTGGTCTCTGGCTGTGATCCCGTGGTGTGCTGCAGTCATGGGCTGGGTGGGGCTGCGAGGGGCGGGGCTGTGGAGGCAGGGGAGGATGCAGAGGACAGCACACGCCCAGGCCTCCGAGCTGCAGACCATGGTGCTGAACAGTAAGGCTCTGACCAGCCTGGCCCGCAAGTCCCTGAGactactacaggagacagaggtcaTCTCTCGAGGGTTCACCCT GGTGAGTGCGGCCAGCTCCTTTAGTAGGGCGGGGCTCGGGGCGGGGCCACGGGGGCAGCAGTTGATTGGCCTGCGGAAGGCGGTGTATCGTGTGCTCCGCTCGGCCTTCAGAGCCTCCCGCCGAGCCACCTGCCACATGCTCAAAGC GTACCCCCTGAACTCTGAGATCGACAATGTGACCAACTACGTGTCTGCGGTGCCTCTGAAGGAGCTGGGGATGGGCCTGGGGACAGAGCACCTAACTGACGAGGAGGCACAGGAGCTCACCGATGACTACAGCCTCCCTGCCCTCAAG GTGCTGTTCCAGTTGTGGGTGGGGCAGAGCTCAGAATGTTTCCGCCGATTGGCCCTGCTACTGTCACCACGACGACTGGAGGAGCCCAGGGAAGACTGGGTTAAAGGTGAAACCCCTCCTCCGCCCATACACCGCTCTGTTGCCACGGTGACACAGCCTCTCCACGGTGCCCTGGCCAGTTGCCTAGGCGACCTGCAGCGTAGCTACGAGTTCCACCGGTACTTTGAGACGCAGCACCGGACGCAGGGCTCGGACAGGGTGGGACGCGCTCAACAGAAATGCAGAGAGCTCAACACACTGCACACGTCTGTACGCAGCCTGCAGCTGCATCTCAGGGCCCTGCTCAACGA GATGATTATTCTGGAGGATGACCTGGAGAAGCTGATGGTGACTAAGGAGGCGGTGGAGGTGACTGTGGAGGGCTACCAGGACCTCCAGGAGCGTCTCGGCCACCTGCAGCCCCACATGCAGGCCAGCGCCGGATGCTGGGAGGACACCGTGGGCCAAGTGGAGCGCATGCTGAGGAGAGCTAACACCTGCCCAG GAACTCCTGATGGTCCAGAGCAGTGTCTCCCTCCTGTGCCATGCACCCCTGCCCCAACCTACACCCTCATCCTGGACAGGGACCCCGTGCCTGAGGAGCAG GAGCTGGAAGCGTACGTGTCGGACTCAGAGGATGAGAACGGGTGGGTGGGGTCGGTGGTTGACATGCTGTCTCCCGAGGAACGAGAGCGCCAGCGGCGGGAGAGGGAGGAGTCTCGGCGCGTCCTATCGGAGCTCAAAGCCGTGCTGGGCCAGCGGGCGTCCGAGGGCGAGAGGAGGAAGTGGAAACAGCTGCTCTTCAACGACCAAG CGGCCGTGATGCCTATCGTTTCCGCAGAAACTTCTATAGAATATCAGATGCCCTCCGACCCATTGGACGCTCTGACCCTTGTGGGCGTAGCCAAACCAGGTGTCGCCGAGGGAAACCACCTATCGGAAAGGCTGAACGACGATGAGGAAGACTGGGTCAGGGACGAGCGCCCCCTCACAGAGGCAGAGGAAAAAGCACTTACAGAGTTCTGCTGTGGTGAGgcggaggaaaagggggaggagggtgAAGGTTGGGCTTCTGTCCCAGCCGGGACGGGCCAGGTGCGGCTCTACCAATACGACGGGCTGCCTGACGAGGGGGCGGGACTGAACGAGCCCGACCTATTGCAGCCCCGGGTCCCCGCCATCACGGTGATGGACAGGCTGACGGAACTACACGGCTCGGCAGCACTCAGCTTTAATTCTGCCCTCGCCGCCCAGGTGGCAGCACGTTCATACACCTTCGCCAACATGGAGGAGCAGACGTTTGGAGACAGCGGAgaagaggatgagggagagaagCGTTCGCTGCCTGATGGACAGACATGTGAGAAGGACTAG